The Streptomyces sp. NBC_01353 genome contains a region encoding:
- a CDS encoding VOC family protein, with the protein MIVNAQTRVRVARPSHDLVAAERFYVEGLGLDVLWRTTERVSGEHDLVMVGPSDGTWHFELTHDPEHPLEPTPTVDDLFVVYLGAPVEEAQVERLLAAGGTRVPAHNPYWDEFGVTVADPDGYRLVLCSRAWSH; encoded by the coding sequence ATGATCGTCAACGCTCAGACCCGTGTCCGTGTCGCCCGCCCCTCGCACGACCTCGTCGCCGCCGAGCGCTTCTACGTCGAGGGGCTCGGCCTCGACGTGCTGTGGAGGACTACGGAGCGGGTCTCCGGCGAGCACGATCTGGTCATGGTCGGTCCCTCGGACGGCACATGGCACTTCGAGCTGACCCATGACCCCGAGCACCCCCTGGAGCCGACGCCGACCGTCGACGACCTGTTCGTGGTCTATCTGGGCGCGCCGGTCGAGGAGGCCCAGGTGGAGCGACTGCTCGCCGCGGGCGGGACTCGTGTGCCGGCGCACAACCCGTACTGGGACGAGTTCGGGGTCACGGTCGCCGACCCGGACGGCTACCGGCTCGTCCTCTGCTCCCGCGCCTGGAGTCACTAG